In Phragmites australis chromosome 16, lpPhrAust1.1, whole genome shotgun sequence, one DNA window encodes the following:
- the LOC133895723 gene encoding histone-lysine N-methyltransferase, H3 lysine-9 specific SUVH6-like → MDFYAARLDAAGQRRTPGAVNSTVRAWHPQRGGGNRRGLPPHPPIPPLHAAHGRGAGGSGVGKAEGGVAVGAGAAGGNAAGGLIGDGAERFAALVVATAREDRGGSGEVGTKRWLAAPRAYPPPKRRAVSARRLFLPSCGREAAATTLGDGSRFRVARADGGSGSLEKLAAPTPVAGSKDGVLLGAKSSEAVGCNAGAAADSLFHTGSQGVAGVLVEDRGKGAGSGELGRKELVPAARLRAKPRMVSANRCFPPGCGRVAASLLAGGGSSEERLWLESGHPDGGLVVLEEVVATDGSSYADDIVVAQCDGAIVGAVQDEELEEGEIAPEVHPAVEEYRESQISTNVVLHESAACRYGASVRAINDLDASARQCGEKRPSWMVAKDVKVMNKSSGSSCNFVAESLAEGPAKEHLRGKRVSESARMDGASSDVAAGLSGEGTMMRSKAMFTPRKVVKPTKVIQKSALDTWRRPFSKDKEKETEHGTRVTANEIEDTDEFSKDLAVQALMSADKCPMTQGKEVGTIRGSFGPRKKVKVKAPAHLQMKIASALGSKEKLDHKVSSNLEDDDILKALAVHEGKLELYLNSSSGLTSMRCQRQYGVQNADARSKFKMMCRRFEFICRALVQAVEQHSLKIKRIDLEADRAIRKLPGFTKPGPIVGKVPGVEVGDEFLYRVQLAIVGLHRVYQGGIDTTKDRNGMLISISIVCSGGYPDELSCSGELIYTGSGGKPAGKKDDEDQKLERGNLALKNCIKTKTPVRVIHGFKGQNRDGGSHSRAKQISTFTYDGLYHVVDCWIEGQPGSKLFKYRLQRIPGQPELPLHIAKGMRKSKMRPGLCIADISQGKEGAPICVINTVDDVRPAPFIYITRTKSSFWPTRIRPQGCDCANGCSDSACCACVVKNGGEIPFNFNGAIVNEKPLIFECGPSCKCPPSCHNRVSQHGMKIPLEVFRTTKTGWGVRSLRSISSGSFICEYLGELLHGKEADQRRNSDYLFDIGHNYDDKNLCKGLLPTVSGLNSSGHSSQTMDDVGFTIDATEYGNVGRFINHSCSPNLYAQNVLWDHDDKSMPHIMFFAAETIPPLQELTYDYNYKIDHVHDANGRIKFKCCHCGSPQCCGRLY, encoded by the coding sequence CGGAGCGGTTCGCCGCTTTGGTGGTTGCGACGGCGCGGGAGGATAGGGGAGGCAGCGGCGAAGTGGGGACCAAGAGGTGGCTGGCGGCGCCGCGCGCGTACCCGCCGCCCAAGCGGAGGGCGGTGTCGGCGAGGCGCCTATTCCTGCCCAGCTGCGGGAGGGAAGCGGCCGCTACTACGCTCGGCGACGGTTCGCGGTTCCGTGTTGCACGCGCCGACGGTGGTTCTGGTTCATTGGAGAAGCTGGCTGCTCCTACTCCTGTCGCGGGCAGCAAGGACGGCGTGCTGTTGGGAGCGAAATCATCAGAGGCTGTGGGCTGCAATGCTGGGGCTGCTGCAGATTCTTTGTTTCATACTGGTTCACAAGGGGTTGCCGGTGTGTTGGTTGAGGACAGGGGAAAGGGAGCAGGGAGTGGTGAATTGGGGAGGAAAGAGTTGGTGCCAGCCGCACGTTTGCGAGCAAAGCCGAGGATGGTTTCTGCCAACCGCTGCTTCCCGCCTGGCTGCGGGAGGGTTGCAGCATCTCTACTCGCCGGCGGAGGCAGTAGCGAAGAGCGTTTGTGGTTGGAATCTGGGCATCCTGATGGTGGTCTCGTTGTgttggaggaggtggtggctacAGATGGCAGTAGTTATGCGGACGACATCGTGGTTGCTCAATGCGATGGTGCTATTGTTGGAGCGGTACAGGACGAAGAATTGGAGGAGGGAGAGATTGCTCCCGAGGTGCACCCTGCGGTTGAAGAGTATCGAGAATCTCAAATTTCTACCAATGTTGTTCTGCATGAGTCCGCAGCTTGTAGATATGGGGCTTCTGTTCGTGCAATTAATGATCTGGATGCTTCAGCAAGGCAGTGTGGGGAGAAGAGACCATCATGGATGGTTGCAAAAGATGTCAAAGTGATGAACAAATCTAGTGGGAGTTCCTGCAACTTTGTTGCTGAATCTTTGGCTGAGGGTCCTGCGAAAGAACATTTGAGGGGTAAGAGAGTGTCTGAAAGTGCTAGGATGGACGGGGCATCTTCTGATGTTGCAGCAGGATTGTCTGGCGAAGGTACTATGATGAGAAGTAAGGCCATGTTTACACCTCGAAAAGTAGTCAAGCCTACCAAAGTGATTCAGAAATCTGCACTGGACACTTGGCGTAGACCCTTTTCCAAGGACAAGGAGAAGGAGACTGAACATGGAACCCGTGTGACCGCAAATGAGATTGAGGACACCGATGAATTTTCTAAAGATCTTGCTGTGCAAGCTCTCATGTCTGCAGACAAGTGCCCCATGACACAGGGAAAGGAGGTTGGCACAATTAGGGGCTCCTTTGGTCCCAGGAAGAAGGTGAAGGTAAAAGCTCCAGCTCATCTTCAGATGAAGATTGCCTCTGCATTGGGTAGCAAGGAGAAACTGGATCATAAGGTTTCTTCCAACCTGGAAGATGATGACATTTTGAAGGCACTAGCTGTTCATGAAGGAAAGCTTGAGCTGTACCTCAACAGTTCCTCAGGTCTTACTTCTATGAGGTGCCAAAGGCAATATGGAGTCCAGAATGCGGATGCTAGGAGCAAATTCAAGATGATGTGCAGGAGGTTTGAGTTTATATGCAGGGCTCTAGTCCAAGCTGTGGAGCAGCACTCATTGAAGATTAAGAGAATTGATCTTGAAGCTGATAGAGCGATCAGGAAATTACCGGGCTTTACCAAACCTGGTCCTATTGTTGGAAAAGTTCCTGGAGTTGAAGTTGGTGATGAATTTCTATATAGAGTTCAGCTTGCCATTGTTGGTCTACACCGTGTGTACCAGGGAGGCATTGACACCACCAAAGATAGAAATGGCATGCTTATTTCAATAAGCATTGTTTGTTCTGGAGGTTATCCTGATGAATTGTCTTGCTCAGGTGAATTAATATACACCGGTTCTGGGGGAAAGCCTGCTGGTAAGAAGGATGACGAGGATCAAAAGCTTGAGCGTGGGAACCTTGCCTtgaagaattgcatcaaaacaAAGACTCCGGTCAGGGTGATTCATGGCTTTAAAGGTCAGAATAGAGATGGAGGCAGTCATTCGAGGGCTAAACAAATCTCAACGTTCACATATGATGGGTTGTATCATGTGGTGGATTGCTGGATAGAAGGTCAACCAGGTTCAAAGTTGTTTAAGTACAGGTTACAAAGGATTCCTGGACAACCAGAACTTCCTCTGCACATAGCTAAAGGGATGAGGAAGTCCAAAATGCGTCCAGGCCTCTGCATAGCTGATATATCTCAAGGGAAGGAGGGAGCTCCCATCTGTGTCATCAATACAGTTGATGATGTGCGACCAGCACCTTTTATATACATCACTAGAACCAAATCTTCATTCTGGCCCACAAGAATACGTCCTCAGGGTTGTGACTGTGCCAATGGGTGCTCAGATTCTGCTTGCTGCGCATGTGTTGTGAAGAATGGAGGAGAAATCCCATTTAACTTCAATGGTGCAATTGTCAATGAAAAGCCCCTCATATTTGAGTGTGGTCCATCTTGTAAATGTCCTCCTTCATGCCACAATAGGGTCAGTCAGCATGGTATGAAAATACCACTGGAAGTATTCAGGACAACCAAGACAGGTTGGGGTGTAAGATCCCTAAGGTCCATATCTTCTGGcagtttcatatgtgagtatCTTGGTGAGCTGCTGCATGGCAAGGAAGCTGACCAGAGAAGGAACAGCGATTACTTGTTTGATATAGGTCATAACTACGACGATAAGAATCTTTGCAAAGGGTTGCTACCAACAGTTTCAGGTTTGAACTCTTCTGGCCATAGCTCTCAGACCATGGATGATGTTGGATTTACAATAGATGCAACTGAGTATGGAAACGTTGGAAGATTCATCAATCACAGCTGTTCACCTAATCTTTATGCACAGAATGTTCTTTGGGACCATGATGACAAAAGCATGCCCCATATTATGTTTTTTGCTGCGGAGACTATTCCACCGTTACAGGAGCTGACTTATGACTATAATTATAAAATAGATCATGTCCACGATGCGAATGGCAGAATAAAATTCAAATGCTGTCATTGTGGTTCTCCACAATGCTGTGGGAGGCTCTACTAA
- the LOC133896187 gene encoding uncharacterized protein LOC133896187 — MAAAEARAAWQRAANRCLVQEDRKRAPKLACCPSSSEQQHGTSSGNCVTSEGRPISNFMHLSWSPMNSNLPPDIRWWLQLQPNFGVQKDLVSEAHEKIVEDLAPKPKHEEPLLCETIGTNVEKSEDVFEPPWMVSASFMKYSSETGLEELRTIGGYSQVPLKSRGTLYEDKELLDFKSSDSPPLKNQQKANFDMDAPWKEVEKIRPWWQITDENELASLVAERAVQHIENCDLPRPTQTVRVHHGTESHSQENICHSEGPSSPAGRVSHPVPGQCEHINLSYSSESTDLSLSNNRVWQQHERNYTYSGAQDFPNSSNTGSESKQTLQNVSERDRILEALCHSQTRAREAEMAAKKAHNEKDDVINLLLRQASDLFACNQCLKIFQLENMGLQLKHKEHQITTVIPELPWMTLKEKPTLGQEQKVWTRRKGRRQKKGGGFFDAILFAVGLGLAGAGFLLGWTLGWLLPRL, encoded by the exons ATGGCTGCTGCTGAAGCAAGGGCTGCTTGGCAACGTGCTGCAAACCGTTGTCTGGTTCAGGAGGACAGAAAGAGAGCCCCAAAATTAGCCTGCTGTCCATCATCATCTGAACAACAACATGGTACAAGCAGTGGAAATTGTGTAACTTCTGAAGGCCGCCCTATCTCCAATTTCATGCATTTGAGCTGGAGTCCAATGAATTCTAATCTGCCACCAGATATCAGATGGTGGCTTCAGTTACAGCCAAATTTTGGGGTCCAGAAGGATCTTGTTAGTGAGGCTCATGAGAAGATAGTGGAGGATTTAGCACCTAAGCCTAAACATGAGGAGCCATTACTATGTGAAACAATTGGCACCAATGTTGAGAAGAGTGAAGATGTTTTTGAGCCTCCATGGATGGTTTCAGCATCTTTCATGAAGTATTCTTCAGAGACAGGCTTAGAAGAGTTGAGAACCATTGGTGGCTATTCACAGGTACCTCTGAAGAGCAGAGGGACTTTGTATGAGGATAAAGAACTCCTGGATTTCAAAAGTTCTGATTCACCACCTTTGAAAAACCAACAGAAAGCTAATTTTGATATGGATGCACCTTGGAAAGAAGTTGAAAAGATTCGGCCATGGTGGCAGATCACTGATGAGAACGAGCTGGCTTCACTAGTTGCAGAAAGAGCAGTACAGCACATTGAGAATTGTGATCTGCCAAGACCTACCCAGACAGTACGTGTTCATCACGGGACAGAATCACACAGTCAAGAAAATATATGTCATTCTGAGGGGCCATCATCTCCTGCAGGAAGGGTTTCACATCCTGTTCCTGGACAATGTGAGCATATCAACTTGAGCTATAGCTCAGAAAGCACAGATCTGAGTTTGTCTAATAATAGAGTTTGGCAACAGCATGAAAGGAACTATACATATAG TGGTGCACAAGACTTTCCTAACAGTAGCAATACTGGATCGGAAAGCAAACAAACGCTCCAGAATGTATCAGAGCGGGATCGGATTTTGGAGGCTCTTTGTCATTCACAAACCCGTGCTAGGGAAGCTGAGATGGCTGCCAAGAAAGCGCACAATGAGAAAGACGATGTAATCAATTTGTTGCTCCGACAGGCCTCAGACCTCTTTGCATGCAATCAGTGCCTGAAAATATTTCAACTGGAGAATATGGGCCTCCAGCTCAAGCACAAAGAGCATCAGATCACAACCGTGATACCTGAACTTCCATGGATGACTCTGAAGGAGAAGCCTACGCTGGGTCAAGAGCAGAAAGTTTGGACAAGAAGGAAAGGTAGGAGGCAGAAGAAGGGAGGTGGGTTCTTTGATGCCATCTTATTTGCTGTCGGTTTAGGTCTTGCTGGTGCTGGGTTTCTTCTTGGCTGGACTCTTGGGTGGCTGCTGCCAAGGTTGTAA